The proteins below are encoded in one region of Sedimentibacter sp. zth1:
- a CDS encoding thioredoxin family protein, translating into MSIFNLKKEKSTEKKSTGENVSENINKSNSTSCLSIKILGSGCDKCDDLKNNTDEAIKELNINATVEHVEDLVEIVKYGVMSSPALVVNEKVVSLGRVLKKQEVEEILKKYI; encoded by the coding sequence ATGTCGATATTCAATTTAAAAAAAGAAAAAAGCACTGAAAAAAAAAGTACAGGTGAAAATGTATCAGAAAATATAAATAAATCAAATTCTACAAGTTGTTTATCAATAAAGATATTAGGAAGTGGCTGTGACAAGTGTGATGATTTGAAAAATAATACAGATGAAGCCATAAAGGAATTAAATATAAATGCAACTGTTGAACATGTAGAGGATTTGGTGGAAATTGTGAAATATGGTGTTATGAGTTCACCTGCTCTTGTAGTAAATGAAAAGGTTGTTTCTCTTGGAAGAGTTCTTAAAAAACAAGAAGTAGAAGAAATATTAAAAAAATATATATAG
- a CDS encoding GTP-binding protein, with protein sequence MANEKINLYVLTGFLGSGKTTVLLNILDALKEERVGVIQNEFGKLGIDGDIIRKDNIEMVEINKGSIFCSCLKLSFVQALAEMSKQNLKYLFVESSGLADPSNIEEILKGVEALSGGAYEFKGAICLIDAVNFEEQLNDIETVNRQLKHCNMAIINKIDLVDDNKIEDLIKSVRVVNPVCEIEKTSFGKLNYDFLTKDLLLYKWAECEETTNSVQNKPKTLILNYYKSIEKEKLNSFLNIIKKHCYRLKGFFDIDGEWNQVDVVGDQIDYKPCEQKQHSEMVVISKVGPAIIKTLFTTWEETVGDKVEIKN encoded by the coding sequence ATGGCAAATGAAAAAATAAATTTATATGTTCTAACTGGATTTTTAGGTTCAGGCAAAACTACAGTTCTTCTAAATATATTAGATGCACTAAAAGAAGAACGAGTTGGAGTTATCCAAAATGAATTTGGAAAGTTAGGTATTGATGGAGATATCATTAGAAAAGATAACATTGAAATGGTCGAGATAAACAAAGGCTCAATATTTTGCTCTTGTTTAAAGTTATCATTTGTTCAAGCGCTTGCTGAAATGTCCAAGCAAAATCTGAAATATCTATTTGTAGAAAGTTCAGGATTAGCTGATCCTTCTAATATTGAGGAAATACTAAAAGGTGTAGAAGCATTATCTGGCGGTGCTTATGAATTTAAAGGAGCTATTTGTCTTATAGATGCTGTGAATTTCGAAGAACAATTAAATGACATAGAAACAGTAAATAGACAATTAAAACACTGCAATATGGCAATAATCAATAAAATTGACTTGGTAGATGATAATAAAATCGAGGATTTGATAAAGAGTGTAAGAGTGGTTAATCCTGTTTGTGAAATTGAAAAAACATCCTTTGGAAAATTAAATTATGATTTTTTAACTAAAGATTTACTTCTATACAAATGGGCTGAGTGCGAAGAAACAACAAATTCAGTACAAAACAAGCCTAAAACTTTGATTTTAAATTATTATAAAAGTATAGAAAAAGAAAAATTGAACAGTTTTTTAAACATAATAAAAAAACATTGCTATAGGTTAAAAGGTTTCTTTGATATAGACGGTGAGTGGAATCAGGTTGATGTAGTAGGAGACCAAATAGACTACAAGCCATGTGAACAAAAGCAACATTCTGAAATGGTTGTAATTAGTAAAGTTGGCCCAGCAATCATTAAGACTCTGTTTACGACTTGGGAAGAAACAGTTGGAGATAAAGTAGAAATTAAAAACTAA
- a CDS encoding cupin domain-containing protein, producing MTTKLIKNIDHETIISLSEQVQIQKGQVVSKTLVQNSAISVTVFAFDKDEEIGTHGSTGDAMVTVLEGTGKFTVDGKEYILNQNETLVMPANKPHSVYGQEQFKWLLTVVFPQ from the coding sequence ATGACAACTAAATTAATTAAAAATATAGATCACGAAACAATAATATCATTATCCGAACAAGTTCAAATTCAAAAAGGTCAAGTGGTAAGTAAAACACTAGTTCAAAATAGTGCAATAAGCGTAACAGTCTTTGCATTTGACAAAGATGAAGAAATAGGTACTCATGGTTCAACAGGAGATGCTATGGTAACTGTTTTAGAAGGTACAGGAAAATTCACAGTAGACGGTAAAGAATATATATTAAATCAAAATGAAACATTAGTTATGCCAGCAAATAAACCACATTCAGTTTACGGACAAGAGCAATTTAAATGGTTATTGACTGTTGTTTTCCCACAATAA
- a CDS encoding acyltransferase family protein: protein MNRLNTERNYFFDNLKALLIFFVVLGHLIEPYTGKFLYIYRIIYLFHIPIFTFCSGYFSTKQDASKIITNIIYPYFVFQLLYCLFNIYIIKIEGFKIDFTTPYWIMWYLTSMLLWNGLILLFRQTKKRKIFLSIIIAFAIGLLAGYSDTVGYYISLSRSLVFFPFFLLGYYFNQFGFTKKTITNNKYFVLFIVISSICTITYLYFNYNKLISTWLYSSASYNILNYNIMHRIKIYLCAIMLGLFLMILTPTSKNIFSFIGKNSMYVYLLHGFVVKLISKYHILANIQNNYVLLADIIVISFAILLVFASKPVAILLKPFVKLCIPKKIMNFLNKDVSNS from the coding sequence ATGAATAGATTAAATACTGAAAGAAATTACTTCTTTGATAATTTAAAAGCTTTACTAATTTTTTTTGTTGTACTTGGCCATCTTATAGAACCATATACCGGTAAATTTCTATATATATACAGAATTATATATCTATTTCACATACCCATTTTCACATTTTGCTCCGGTTATTTTTCAACTAAACAAGATGCTTCTAAAATTATAACTAACATAATATATCCCTACTTCGTTTTTCAACTTTTGTACTGCTTATTTAATATTTATATTATTAAAATAGAAGGATTTAAGATAGATTTCACTACTCCATACTGGATAATGTGGTATCTAACATCTATGCTATTATGGAATGGATTAATTTTATTATTTAGGCAAACAAAAAAGAGAAAAATTTTTTTATCAATTATAATTGCTTTTGCTATCGGACTATTAGCAGGATATTCTGATACAGTAGGTTACTATATATCTTTATCAAGATCTCTGGTATTTTTTCCGTTCTTTTTGTTAGGATATTATTTTAATCAATTTGGCTTCACAAAAAAAACTATTACAAACAATAAATATTTTGTATTGTTCATAGTTATATCATCTATTTGTACTATTACATATTTATATTTTAATTATAATAAATTGATTTCTACATGGCTTTATAGCTCAGCATCCTATAATATATTAAATTATAATATTATGCATAGAATTAAAATATATTTATGTGCCATTATGTTGGGTTTATTTTTGATGATACTTACACCTACTTCTAAAAACATATTTTCTTTTATTGGTAAAAACAGCATGTATGTTTATTTACTACACGGATTTGTAGTAAAACTTATAAGTAAATATCATATATTAGCAAACATACAAAATAATTACGTACTCTTAGCAGACATAATTGTAATAAGCTTTGCAATATTACTGGTGTTTGCATCAAAACCTGTTGCTATATTATTAAAACCATTTGTAAAGTTATGTATACCAAAGAAAATTATGAATTTTTTAAACAAAGATGTGTCCAATAGCTAA